From one Leifsonia soli genomic stretch:
- the secD gene encoding protein translocase subunit SecD, whose protein sequence is MAKSTPVKKAWRSLTWLGVLVVVLLGTLTAGVLFSNATWLPKLALDLEGGTQIILAPQVENGQSVQQQQLDQAVSIIRQRIDASGVSEAQISTEGSKNIVVSLPGKPDQATLDRVKSSARLDFRPVLIAGGPTNEVVGADGKSTPAPSPAPDLQATPSAKPTNGSDLAWVTPKLQAEFNAYDCKANANKTTSSAPTDQPLITCDDQNTVKYLLGPVEVKGQDISDANAGLVQSSQGVTTGQWAVNIVFNGAGTKAFADVTTRLVGLQGSQNQFAIVLDGKVISAPTTQAAITDGKPQITGNFTETTAKALADQLKFGALPFSFKVQSQDTISATLGTAQLLAGLIAGLIGLILVAIYTFFQYRLLGLVTIFSLVVAGVLTWLTISLLSWHYDYRLSLAGVAGLIVAIGFTADSFIVYFERIRDELRDGRGLESAVEAGWGRARRTIYASKATNLLAAVVLYVLAAANVRGFAFTLGLTTIIDVIVVLLFTHPTLQLLARTRFFSSGHPLSGLDPQALGAVYRGAAQFRAPTASVKAGTAARAGKEAARRQTIAERKAAELAGASTSSDRSTEGKDS, encoded by the coding sequence GTGGCAAAGTCGACCCCGGTCAAGAAAGCCTGGCGTTCGCTGACGTGGCTCGGCGTCCTCGTGGTGGTGCTCCTCGGCACCCTCACGGCCGGCGTCCTGTTCAGCAACGCGACGTGGCTGCCGAAGCTCGCCCTCGACCTCGAGGGGGGAACCCAGATCATCCTCGCCCCGCAGGTCGAGAACGGCCAGTCCGTGCAGCAGCAGCAGCTGGACCAGGCGGTGTCGATCATCCGCCAGCGCATCGACGCGTCGGGCGTCTCCGAGGCGCAGATCTCGACAGAGGGCTCGAAGAACATCGTCGTGTCGCTGCCGGGCAAGCCGGACCAGGCCACGCTCGACCGCGTCAAGTCGAGCGCACGCCTCGACTTCCGCCCGGTGCTCATCGCGGGCGGTCCGACCAACGAGGTCGTCGGCGCCGACGGCAAGTCGACCCCGGCCCCGTCGCCGGCGCCCGATCTGCAGGCCACGCCGTCGGCGAAGCCGACCAACGGCAGCGACCTCGCCTGGGTGACGCCGAAGCTCCAGGCCGAGTTCAACGCCTACGACTGCAAGGCGAACGCGAACAAGACGACGAGTTCCGCTCCGACGGATCAGCCGCTGATCACCTGTGACGACCAGAACACGGTCAAGTACCTGCTGGGTCCCGTCGAGGTCAAGGGCCAGGACATCAGCGACGCCAACGCCGGGCTCGTGCAGAGCTCGCAGGGCGTGACGACGGGCCAGTGGGCCGTCAACATCGTCTTCAACGGCGCGGGCACGAAGGCGTTCGCCGACGTCACGACCCGCCTCGTCGGCCTCCAGGGATCGCAGAACCAGTTCGCGATCGTGCTCGACGGCAAGGTGATCTCCGCGCCGACGACGCAGGCCGCGATCACGGACGGCAAGCCGCAGATCACCGGCAACTTCACCGAGACGACCGCGAAGGCCCTGGCCGATCAGCTGAAGTTCGGCGCGCTGCCGTTCAGCTTCAAGGTGCAGAGCCAGGACACGATCTCGGCGACGCTCGGCACGGCCCAGCTGCTCGCCGGTCTGATCGCGGGCCTGATCGGGCTCATCCTGGTCGCCATCTACACGTTCTTCCAGTACCGCCTGCTCGGTCTCGTCACGATCTTCTCGCTCGTCGTCGCAGGCGTCTTGACCTGGCTGACGATCTCGCTGCTCTCGTGGCACTACGACTACCGGCTCTCCCTCGCGGGCGTCGCCGGTCTGATCGTCGCGATCGGCTTCACGGCCGACTCGTTCATCGTGTACTTCGAACGCATCCGAGACGAGTTGCGCGACGGGAGGGGTCTCGAATCCGCCGTGGAGGCCGGCTGGGGACGTGCCCGCCGGACGATCTACGCGTCGAAGGCCACCAACCTCCTCGCGGCCGTCGTGCTGTACGTGCTCGCGGCGGCGAACGTGCGCGGGTTCGCGTTCACACTCGGACTCACGACCATCATCGACGTCATCGTCGTGCTGCTCTTCACCCACCCGACGTTGCAGCTGCTCGCGCGGACGCGCTTCTTCAGCTCCGGTCACCCGCTGTCCGGCCTCGACCCGCAGGCGCTCGGCGCCGTATACCGCGGGGCGGCGCAGTTCCGCGCGCCGACGGCGTCGGTGAAGGCGGGAACGGCCGCACGCGCGGGCAAGGAGGCGGCTCGCCGCCAGACGATCGCCGAGCGCAAGGCGGCAGAGCTCGCCGGCGCCTCGACGTCCTCGGATCGATCGACCGAGGGGAAGGACTCCTGA
- the yajC gene encoding preprotein translocase subunit YajC, translating to MGFDPLTIVMVVILAALVFFMFRNSRKRRKEQEETRSKMVPGAEVMTNFGLYGTLVSVNEDDNTATIETSPGHVVKVHRQVLARVVEPTTAEATGDDAETSGVELNEDHAITHDASDSTTPEYGERLDDSPKKPGSKSDD from the coding sequence ATGGGATTTGACCCGTTGACCATCGTGATGGTCGTCATTCTGGCGGCCCTCGTCTTCTTCATGTTCCGGAACAGCCGCAAGCGGCGCAAGGAGCAGGAGGAGACCCGTTCGAAGATGGTGCCGGGCGCCGAGGTGATGACCAACTTCGGTCTGTACGGCACGCTCGTGTCCGTGAACGAGGACGACAACACCGCCACCATCGAGACCAGCCCCGGCCACGTCGTCAAGGTGCACCGCCAGGTGCTCGCCCGTGTCGTCGAGCCCACGACCGCGGAGGCGACGGGCGACGACGCCGAGACCTCGGGCGTCGAGCTCAATGAGGACCACGCGATCACCCACGATGCGTCCGACTCCACGACGCCGGAGTACGGCGAGCGTCTCGACGACTCGCCCAAGAAGCCCGGCTCGAAGAGCGACGACTGA
- a CDS encoding YebC/PmpR family DNA-binding transcriptional regulator, producing the protein MSGHSKWATTKHKKAVIDARRAKSFAKLIKNIEVAAKTGGADLSGNPTLVDAVQKAKKTSVPNDNIDRAIKRGAGLTGESIDYTTIMYEGYGPGGVALLIECLTENKNRAAAEVRTAMTRNGGTMADPGSVAYNFHRKGVIVVPHADGVDEDSVLAAVLDAGAEEVTDRGESFEVLSEASDLVAARTALQEAGIDYDSADAEFVATVNVEADAEVARKVFRLIDALEDSDDVQNVYTNLDISPEVQAQLDEDDE; encoded by the coding sequence GTGTCCGGGCATTCCAAGTGGGCAACGACCAAGCACAAGAAGGCGGTGATCGACGCCCGCCGCGCGAAGTCCTTCGCAAAGCTGATCAAGAACATCGAGGTGGCGGCGAAGACCGGCGGTGCCGACCTGTCGGGTAACCCCACGCTCGTCGACGCGGTGCAGAAGGCCAAGAAGACCTCCGTCCCGAACGACAACATCGACCGCGCCATCAAGCGCGGCGCTGGCCTCACCGGCGAGTCGATCGACTACACGACGATCATGTACGAGGGCTACGGCCCCGGCGGCGTCGCCCTGCTGATCGAGTGCCTCACCGAGAACAAGAACCGCGCAGCGGCCGAGGTCCGGACCGCGATGACCCGCAACGGCGGCACCATGGCCGACCCGGGCAGCGTCGCGTACAACTTCCACCGCAAGGGCGTCATCGTGGTGCCCCACGCCGACGGCGTCGATGAGGACTCGGTGCTCGCCGCCGTCCTCGATGCGGGCGCGGAGGAGGTCACCGACCGCGGCGAGAGCTTCGAGGTGCTGAGCGAGGCCTCCGACCTGGTCGCCGCGCGCACCGCGCTGCAGGAGGCCGGCATCGACTACGACTCCGCCGACGCGGAGTTCGTGGCGACCGTCAACGTCGAGGCCGACGCCGAGGTGGCGCGGAAGGTGTTCCGCCTGATCGACGCCCTCGAGGACTCGGACGACGTGCAGAACGTCTACACGAACCTCGACATCAGCCCTGAGGTGCAGGCGCAGCTCGACGAAGACGACGAGTAA
- the ruvA gene encoding Holliday junction branch migration protein RuvA: MISSLRGTVLSASGGTAVVEVGGVGFALQLTPDHVLSLRVGEETFLHTSLIVREDALQLFGFADREQLEVFELLNGVSGVGPKSAIGVLSVLAPDDIAAAVAADDDAPFRKVSGIGPKTAKLIVVSLAGKLTAVRRPAPAVKATRAPSSVGDSVLVALVGLGWPERVAAEAVAEVTAETEEKERDSVQALLRLTLSRLGPAR, from the coding sequence GTGATCTCCTCCCTCCGCGGTACCGTGCTCTCGGCGAGCGGCGGCACCGCCGTCGTCGAGGTGGGCGGCGTCGGCTTCGCCCTGCAGCTGACGCCCGACCACGTGCTGTCGTTGCGGGTGGGTGAGGAGACCTTCCTGCACACCTCGCTGATCGTGCGGGAGGACGCTCTGCAGCTGTTCGGGTTCGCCGACCGGGAGCAGCTGGAGGTGTTCGAGCTGCTCAACGGCGTCTCGGGAGTCGGCCCCAAGTCGGCGATCGGCGTGCTGTCCGTGCTGGCGCCCGATGACATCGCCGCCGCCGTCGCCGCGGACGACGACGCCCCGTTCCGCAAGGTGTCCGGTATCGGCCCGAAGACCGCGAAGCTCATCGTCGTCTCCCTCGCGGGCAAGCTCACCGCCGTCCGGCGTCCGGCTCCCGCGGTGAAGGCCACCAGGGCGCCGTCATCGGTCGGCGACAGCGTGCTCGTCGCCCTCGTCGGGCTCGGCTGGCCCGAGCGCGTCGCCGCCGAGGCCGTCGCGGAGGTCACGGCGGAGACGGAGGAGAAGGAGCGCGACAGCGTCCAGGCCCTCCTGCGGCTCACCCTCTCCCGGCTCGGACCGGCCCGATGA
- the ruvC gene encoding crossover junction endodeoxyribonuclease RuvC → MRVLGIDPGLTRCGVGIVDVRADRRATLVDVTVIRTPPGMALEERLLAVGTGIERLLDEFGPAVVAIERVFAQHNLRTVMGTAQVSGVALHSAAKRGLPVALHTPSEVKAAVTGYGSADKKQVQTMVARILGLAEAPKPADAADALAIAICHAWRGGPVAADAGGGTDTALTPAQQAWRAAERSSRTSAAPRRLAR, encoded by the coding sequence ATCCGGGTGCTCGGCATCGACCCGGGTCTGACGCGCTGCGGCGTCGGGATCGTCGACGTGCGCGCCGACCGCCGCGCCACGCTGGTGGATGTGACGGTCATCCGCACTCCGCCCGGCATGGCCCTGGAGGAGCGGCTGCTCGCGGTGGGCACCGGTATCGAGCGGCTGCTCGACGAGTTCGGCCCCGCCGTCGTCGCGATCGAGCGCGTGTTCGCCCAGCACAACCTCCGCACCGTGATGGGAACGGCGCAGGTCAGCGGCGTCGCCCTGCATTCGGCGGCGAAGCGCGGACTCCCCGTCGCCCTGCACACGCCGAGCGAGGTGAAGGCGGCGGTCACCGGGTACGGCTCGGCGGACAAGAAGCAGGTGCAGACGATGGTCGCGCGCATCCTCGGGCTCGCCGAGGCGCCGAAGCCCGCGGACGCCGCGGACGCCCTGGCGATCGCCATCTGTCATGCCTGGCGCGGCGGCCCGGTGGCCGCCGACGCCGGGGGAGGGACGGACACCGCGCTGACGCCCGCCCAGCAGGCGTGGCGCGCCGCCGAGCGCTCCAGCCGGACGTCGGCGGCGCCCCGTAGGCTTGCACGGTGA
- the secF gene encoding protein translocase subunit SecF, translating into MASRLVKFGNDLYTGARSIDFVGRRKIWYSIAAVMVVLSILVPVVRGGFNFSIEFRGGSQFQVSDVSSTDTSKAQSAVTSVVPSAVSHVSVVGDNAVRVQTDQLSETQTREVSDALAKAYDVDASEVSATFIGPSWGADVTQQSIQGLVVFLLLAFIAMALYFRTWKMSAAAIVSLFHDLIITAGVYALVGFEVSPATMIGFLTILGYSLYDTVVVFDKIRENTKEEMELTRRTFAESVNLAVNQTLVRSINTAVVAVLPVASILFIGAYALGAATLRDISLALLIGIIVGTYSTIFLAAPMYSQFREKEPAIRKHDQKVLSIRPKAEVKADAVATAAE; encoded by the coding sequence ATGGCCAGCCGTCTCGTGAAATTCGGTAACGACCTATACACGGGGGCACGGTCGATAGACTTCGTCGGCCGGCGCAAGATCTGGTACTCGATCGCGGCCGTGATGGTCGTGCTGTCGATCCTCGTCCCGGTCGTCCGGGGCGGGTTCAACTTCTCGATCGAGTTCCGCGGCGGTTCGCAGTTCCAGGTGAGCGACGTGTCGAGCACCGACACCTCGAAGGCGCAGAGCGCCGTCACCAGCGTCGTGCCGAGCGCCGTGTCGCACGTGAGCGTGGTCGGCGACAACGCGGTGCGCGTGCAGACCGACCAGCTGTCCGAGACGCAGACGCGCGAGGTGTCCGACGCGCTGGCGAAGGCCTACGATGTAGACGCCTCGGAGGTGTCTGCGACGTTCATCGGCCCGTCCTGGGGCGCGGACGTCACGCAGCAGTCCATCCAGGGCCTCGTGGTGTTCCTGCTGCTGGCGTTCATCGCCATGGCGCTCTACTTCCGCACCTGGAAGATGTCCGCGGCCGCGATCGTCTCGCTGTTCCACGACCTCATCATCACGGCGGGCGTGTACGCCCTGGTCGGCTTCGAGGTGTCGCCGGCGACCATGATCGGCTTCCTCACCATCCTCGGGTACTCGCTGTACGACACCGTCGTGGTGTTCGACAAGATCCGCGAGAACACGAAGGAGGAGATGGAGCTGACCCGGCGGACGTTCGCCGAGTCGGTCAACCTCGCCGTCAACCAGACCCTGGTCCGGTCGATCAACACGGCCGTGGTCGCGGTGCTCCCCGTCGCGTCCATCCTCTTCATCGGCGCCTATGCGCTCGGTGCGGCGACGCTCCGCGACATCTCGCTCGCACTGCTGATCGGCATCATCGTCGGTACCTATTCGACGATCTTCCTCGCGGCGCCGATGTACTCGCAGTTCCGCGAGAAGGAGCCGGCGATCCGGAAGCACGACCAGAAGGTGCTGTCGATCCGTCCGAAGGCCGAAGTCAAGGCGGACGCTGTCGCGACGGCCGCGGAGTAG
- the ruvB gene encoding Holliday junction branch migration DNA helicase RuvB yields the protein MSDDLTAPELESETELAFEGALRPRTLSEFVGQAKVRGQLQLLLTAARMQERTADHILLAGPPGLGKTTLAMIVAHESERPLRLSSGPAIQHAGDLAALLSSLTPGEVLFIDEIHRMARSAEEMLYLAMEDFRIDIMVGKGAGATSIPLDLAPFTLVGATTRSGLLPNPLRDRFGFTAHLEFYDEAELTQVLTRAATMLEFEIDREALAEIAGRCRGTPRIANRLLRRVRDYALVHGGRADVDAVRAALELYDVDPLGLDRLDRAVLQILLERFDGGPVGLNTLAVSVGEEAETIESVVEPFLVRIGLLSRTPRGRMATAAAWRHLGIPSPRRDSSQPPTLVDDI from the coding sequence ATGAGCGACGATCTGACGGCGCCGGAGCTCGAGTCGGAGACCGAGCTCGCCTTCGAGGGCGCGCTCCGGCCGCGGACGCTCTCCGAGTTCGTCGGCCAGGCGAAGGTGCGCGGCCAGCTGCAGCTGCTGCTCACCGCGGCCCGCATGCAGGAGCGGACCGCCGACCACATCCTGCTCGCCGGCCCTCCGGGCCTCGGCAAGACCACGCTGGCGATGATCGTCGCGCACGAGAGCGAGCGCCCGCTCCGGCTCTCCAGTGGTCCGGCCATCCAGCACGCAGGCGACCTGGCAGCCCTGCTGTCGTCGCTGACGCCGGGCGAGGTGCTGTTCATCGACGAGATCCACCGGATGGCGCGGTCGGCGGAGGAGATGCTGTACCTCGCGATGGAGGACTTCCGCATCGACATCATGGTCGGCAAGGGGGCGGGTGCGACGTCCATCCCGCTCGACCTCGCGCCGTTCACGCTGGTCGGCGCGACGACCCGGTCGGGCCTGCTGCCCAACCCCCTGCGCGACCGCTTCGGGTTCACGGCCCACCTCGAGTTCTACGACGAGGCGGAGCTGACGCAGGTGCTCACGCGCGCGGCCACGATGCTCGAGTTCGAGATCGACCGCGAGGCGCTGGCCGAGATCGCCGGGCGCTGCCGCGGAACACCGCGCATCGCCAACCGGCTGCTGCGCCGGGTGCGCGACTACGCCCTCGTCCACGGCGGCCGGGCCGATGTGGATGCGGTGCGCGCGGCGCTCGAGCTCTACGATGTCGACCCGCTGGGGCTCGACCGCCTCGACCGCGCGGTGCTGCAGATCCTGCTCGAGCGATTCGACGGCGGGCCGGTCGGCCTCAACACACTCGCGGTCTCCGTCGGGGAGGAGGCGGAGACGATCGAGTCGGTCGTCGAGCCGTTCCTCGTGCGCATCGGACTGCTCTCCCGGACCCCGCGCGGCCGCATGGCGACAGCAGCGGCGTGGCGACATCTCGGCATTCCGAGCCCGCGGCGGGATTCCTCCCAGCCTCCGACGCTCGTCGATGACATATAA